The region AACTGACGCTTAAGAATAATATCATGAAAGGATACTTCGTTTCTAACGGGAACGATGAGTTCTTTAAATCGGACCAGTTTGGCAAGGTAATTGAGTACATCAAGCGAAACCCAACCAAAAGTTCGTTGAAAGAGTCAAAGGGAAGGCCAATTATTACGCATTCAGACGTTTATTCCGTCGAGCAATTAGGCGAAATAATGGGCGCATTGACAAATTAATTACGATTTTTGCACCTACGTTTTACACAAAATAGAGCAATGATTCAAAAGTATCACCTGCAACGAGCGGCTTTTGTGCTGCTGGCAACGGCGGCCCTGGCATCTTGTAAGTCCAAGCACCCGACCAGTGTGCAGCCCGGTAAGAAGAGTACGGCGACGGGGATTGCTTACAACCAGAAAGAAGGTTTCCAGGTAAAGAAATTTGCAGGGCAGAAAGCCGGTCCAAACCTTGTTTTTATTGAAGGTGGCCGCTTCACAATGGGAGCACTCGAAGAGGATGTAATGAATAGCCGCGATAACCGTGAGCGGACCGTTTCCATTCAGTCTTTCTACATGGATGAAACGGAGATGGCCAATGTTCACTATCTGGAATATCTGAACGCCATTTCTCGCGATTCGTCCGAAGAAGTCGTTAAAGCAGCTTTGCCTGACACGACAGTTTGGGCAAATCCTCTGTCGTTTAATGACTCTTACGTTACTCAGTATTTGCGTTATCCGGCGTTCCGCTATTATCCGGTTGTCGGTGTATCGTGGGTGCAGGCCAGTGATTATGCGGTATGGCGGTCAAACGCTGTAAATAATGAGTTGGCAAAAGGCGGAGCTCCAAAGAAAAAGGGGGGCGGCTTCTCGCTTAAACGTAAATCAAAGGCTGCAGCTGAACCTGCTCTGGCAGAGGCAACAACGTCAACAACTCCAAATAAACCAAGTTTGGAAAGTGGCCTTGTTCTGCCTGATTATCGTCTGCCAACGGAAGCTGAGTGGGAATATGCAGCTAAAGCTCTCATAGGCACACAATACATGGACGAGAATCAAATTAATCAGCGGATATACCCGTGGGATGGTTCTTCGGTTCGTAATCCCAAGAAAGGCCGGAAACAGGGCCAAATGCTGGCAAACTTCAAGCGGGGCCGAGGTGACTATGCTGGTATAGCAGGTCGTTCGAACGATGGTGCTATTATCACAGCTGAAATTTATGCTTATCCAGCCAATGATTTCGGGCTTTACAATATGGCCGGTAACGTTAATGAGTGGGTATACGACGTATATCGTCCTTTATCTTATCAGGATGTAAACGACCTGAACCCGATTCGTCGGAATGGATATCTTGATGATTCAAAAAATTACGATACCAAGAACAAGCAGTCTTTAATTGATGATAAACTTCGTGTTTATAAAGGCGGCTCGTGGAATGATGTAGCCTACTGGTTATCGCCCGGTACGCGCCGATTCCTGGATCAGGATTCTGCTACTGCCATGATTGGTTTCCGTTGCGCTATGATTGGTGTTGGCCGGAACAAGTAGACGTTACTAATTAGATAAAAAGCGGGCAACTTTCAGAAGTTGCCCGCTTTTTATTTTTGCATTATTCACTGACAGTCAACCTATTAACTTATCTATTCGCGGCAGCCAGCGTTATAAATCCGACAGATTTGCAACCCGATTTAAGAAGTTCGACAGCACAGGCTTCCAGAGTTGCTCCAGTGGTAAGAACATCGTCGACTAGAACAATATGTTTACCGTTTACCTCGCTGGCGTCCTGGACAGAAAATACTGTTTTAACGTTTTCCCAACGTTGCATTCGATTCTTCCGAGTCTGCGAATCCTTAAATTTCCGGCATATTAAAACATCTTCAGCAACAGGTATGTTAAGGGCTTCAGAGAGTCCTTTTGCAATCCAATCCGCCTGATTATAACCGCGTTGCCGAAGGCGGCTCTTGTGTAGAGGAACCCCGATAAAAAGATCGATACCCGTCAGTAATTTACTTTCACTAGCCAACTGATACCCGTACCAGCAACCTATTTCTTTAGCGACTTCTTTTTGCCCCTTGTACTTTATTTTATGGATTAGTTTCTGGACAATTCCCCCTTTTTTAAAGTACACAAATGATGTTACGAAACGAGCAGGGACTTTTCCGGCAAACTTATTGAGGAGATTGTCATCATACGGTTCCCTGTGCTGATACGTTTCGGGAAGATTGATTCGGCATTTTGTACACAACACCCTTTCGTTAAACCCGAGCGATTTAGCACAGCCCACACAAAGAGTTGGATAGAGCAGATCGACAAAATCGGCAAACAGTAGATAAATTCTTTGAACGGCGAGGTGCATTCGTTTGATAAGATAAAACGTTGTAATTTAGGAAGAAGAATAAAATTTATGGCTGCACAAATAGAAAACAGTCTCGATAACCAGTGGGAAGAATTGTTGGATCAGTTACAGGCTCTTGTTGGAAAACGTCCTGCCGATCTTAATGCCGTTCTCTTCCTGATTGGCGTACAGGAATTAGGAACAGGTCCAAAACGCTTTTCAAAAGAAGCCAAGCAAGACCTAATGCATATTGCTGTATGCCGCGTCCTGAGCACAGAAGGTTACTACGTATTTGAAGGTCACGATAAAGATGGATGGCCTCAATGGACGTTGGCAAAGCCAATTCCACATGGGGATTTATTGGTCCAGGAGATTTTTTTGAAACAACACGTTATTCAGTACTTCGAGTCTCTATTTGTTTAACTGCTCAATCTGAATTCTATGCAATCTTCATCTGCTTATACCACGCTGCTTCAGCGAATTGATGAGTATAAGAAACGTTATTTTCAGAATCAGTTAGTCAAGGGTAGCCTATTCTTTATAGCCCTGCTGTGTACCGGCTACCTGTTCATAAATACGGCTGAGTTTATTGGCCGCTTTAGCTCAATTGGTCGGGGAGCCTTGTTCTTTGGCTTTCTGCTTACCGTTCTTGTTGGGCTTTATGTACTGGTACTTCGCCCACTATTTAACTTGTATGGGTTAAATAAGCCGCTTTCAAACGACGAAGCTGCCCGGCAAATCGGTATGTTTTTTCCTGAAGTAGGGGACAAGCTTCTGAACACGCTTCAACTTCAGCGGATTTCAACGGATCAGAGCGATTTACTTCAGGCAAGTTTAAACCAGCGCTCTCAGCAACTGTTGATTAATCGTTTTGCCAATGCAATTCAGATTAGCCGTAACCGGCAATTTCTCAAATATGCCATTCCACCACTTGCCGTTATCCTGCTGGTTCTGGTAGTTAACCCAGATTTTTTCACTAAGTCGTCTACACGTCTTGTCAATTACAACAAAGAGTTTGTAGAAGAAGCTCCTTTTCAGTTTGTCGTCCAGAACAAGGCGTTAAAGGCATTCAGAAACGAAGACTTTCCGCTTTCGGTCAAGCTGGTTGGCGATGTGTTGCCCCAGTCTGTTTATGTTGTGGCTAATGGAACACGCTTCAAACTTGAGCAGTCAGGGAACCAGTTCACCTATAATTTTGACAATCTTCAGCGGGATTTAGACTTTCGTTTAGAAGCTTCGGGTTACAACTCGCCCGAATACAAAGTGTCATTGATTGATCGGCCGGCCGTTCTTTCATTCAATGTTAAACTTGATTATCCCGCTTATCTGAATAAGCCCTCTGAACAACTGTCGAATGTCGGTAATTTACTTGTCCCGCAAGGAACCACTGTCAACTGGGAATTTGCTGCTGATCATACCGATTCGCTGTTATTTAAGTTTAACACGGAAATTAGGTCCACCGCTGCTCGTCTTATCGATGATAACACATTTATACTGAACCGTCGATTAATGCAAAACGCAGTTTACACTGTGTCATTAAAAAACGGCCAGGTAGCGTCTCCGTCGACGATTCAATACAATGTTCAGGTCATTCCGGATCGTTATCCGCAGATTTCCGTCGACCGCATACAGGACACTGTAACCTACAATTATATTGCCTTGTCCGGGCTTATTTCGGATGATTACGGCTTCTCGAAACTCAAACTTAACTACAAGATTATCCGGAACGGGAAGGCATCACAGGCCTATGTGAAGGACATCCCTGTTAACAAATCAACGACATCTCAGAACTTCGTCTATAACTGGTCACTCGATAGTCTGAAGTTAGGACAGGAGGATCGACTTGAGTACTTCGTACAGGTATGGGATAACGATGGCGTTAATGGGGCGAAGTCTAGCCGTTCTAACCAACTCAATTTTGTTATTCCCTCTAACGCTGAAATTCAGAAACAGGTCGACAAATCTGCTGAAAAAACTGAACAGCAAATTGATAACGCGCTCAGTAAGACGCAGGAAATCAAGAAGGAACTTCAAACGATGGAGGATCGGATGAGGACTAAAAAGTCTTCTGATTTTCAGGACAAGAAACAGCTTCAGGAAATTCTGCAAAAGCGGGAAGAGTTGATGAAAGAAGTCCAGAAACTACAGGAACAAATGCAGAAAACGAACGACACTCAACAACGATTTGCGGAGAAAAATCAAGCTTTACAGGATAAAATGGAGCAGTTGCAGAAGCTGTTCAAAGACTTGCTGGACCCAGAGTCAAAGCAGTTGTATGAGCAGCTTAAACAGCTACTAGAGCGCAAACAAGATGAAAAAGCCTCGGATATGCTCGACCGGTTAACTCGTAAAGAGAAGAATTTGGAACGTGATCTGGACCGTGCTCTCAAGCTTTTCAAGCAAATGCAGCTCGAACAAAAAGTTAATAACGTTGCAGAAAACCTGGAGAAGCAGGCAGAGCAATTAGAGAAGCAGGCAGAAGAAAGTGCCAAGAAGAACGAGACTACACAAGAGCAGCAGAAACAACAAGAGAAGTCTCAGGAAGACTTCAAGAATACAAAAGAGCAGCTTAAAGAACTTCAGGAGCAGGCTGAAAAAGAAGATCTCAACAAGCCTGAGGCATCCGAAAAGGAACAGCAGGAGATTGAGAAAGAGCTGGAAGACGCGGCTAAAGACATGAAGAGCAACAAGGGCAAACAAGCTTCTTCAAAGCAGAAAAAGTCAGCGACGGCCATGAAGCAGATGAGTAAGGCTATGAAAGAGTCTATGCAATCGTCGGAAATGGAAGAGATGCAGGAAAATATGGATGGCCTCAGAAACATCCTTGACAACCTCATCACCCTATCATTCGGGCAGGAACGGGTTATGAAAGATTTCCGGGGTATGAATATTCAGGATCCACGCGCAACTAAGCTTGCCCAGGAACAGCTAAAGCTTCAGGACGATGCAAAGATCATTGAGGATAGCTTGAATGCCCTGGCAAGCCGTGTTGTTCAGATTCAGTCTTTTGTTACGCGGGAGTTAACAAACATGAAGTTTTACATGGATGAAAGTGTGCAGCAGCTTAAGGACCGCCGTTTGAGCATGGCTTCTTCCAAACAACAGTTTGCTATGACTTCTATTAACAACTTAGCGCTTATGCTGAGCGATGTTTTGAAGAATATGCAACAGCAAATGAATGCTATGGCCATGCCCGGTAAGGGCAAAGGAAGTAAAAAAGGCGAAAAACCTGGTGGTATGGGGGAAATGCAGAAACAGCTTAATGCCAAAATGCAGCAGTTACAGAAAGGGGGTAAGACCGGTAGGGGCTTATCAGAAGAACTTTCGCAAATGGCAGCTGAGCAGGCGATGATCCGTAGTATGCTCAAGAAGCTAGAAGAAAGTGCTAAAGGTACTGAAGCTGGTAAGCAACAGGAAAAACAAGTAAAGGAGTTGATGGAGAAAATGGATGAAACTGAAACCGACCTTGTGAATAAGCGGATAAATCCAAACACCATCAATCGCCAGAACGAGATTTTGACGCGCCTACTTGAATCCGAGAAAGCTTTAAAGCAGCAGGAAGAAGATCCTAAACGGCAGGCTGAAGCTGCTAAAACGACAAAGAAAAGCACGCCCGCTTTCTTCGATTCAACGAACTTTCAGCAGAAAACCAAGCAAGTTGAAGTACTTCGGTCCGTTACACCTAATTACAATCTTTTTTACAAAAAAGAAGCAAATCAGTATTTACAGAAGGTAAGTAAGTAAACTCGCCACTTTTTTAAAACCGCCGACTTTGCACTAAGGTCGGCGGTTTTTTGTTGCTTCCGTATCAATTCATCATCACGTTTTACCTTTTCAACAACTTTCAACAATTTTGTGAAAAGTTTCCACGTGAAACATTTTTCAAAAAGTATCAAAAATGTATTCTTCGTACGATGTCATTGTAGTAGGAGCTGGCCATGCTGGATGTGAGGCAGCAAATGCTGCAGCCACCATGGGCTCAAAAGTTTTGCTGATTAC is a window of Spirosoma linguale DSM 74 DNA encoding:
- a CDS encoding gliding motility-associated lipoprotein GldJ (TIGRFAM: gliding motility-associated lipoprotein GldJ~PFAM: protein of unknown function DUF323~KEGG: hypothetical protein), with translation MIQKYHLQRAAFVLLATAALASCKSKHPTSVQPGKKSTATGIAYNQKEGFQVKKFAGQKAGPNLVFIEGGRFTMGALEEDVMNSRDNRERTVSIQSFYMDETEMANVHYLEYLNAISRDSSEEVVKAALPDTTVWANPLSFNDSYVTQYLRYPAFRYYPVVGVSWVQASDYAVWRSNAVNNELAKGGAPKKKGGGFSLKRKSKAAAEPALAEATTSTTPNKPSLESGLVLPDYRLPTEAEWEYAAKALIGTQYMDENQINQRIYPWDGSSVRNPKKGRKQGQMLANFKRGRGDYAGIAGRSNDGAIITAEIYAYPANDFGLYNMAGNVNEWVYDVYRPLSYQDVNDLNPIRRNGYLDDSKNYDTKNKQSLIDDKLRVYKGGSWNDVAYWLSPGTRRFLDQDSATAMIGFRCAMIGVGRNK
- a CDS encoding Chromosome segregation ATPase-like protein (KEGG: hypothetical protein), whose translation is MQSSSAYTTLLQRIDEYKKRYFQNQLVKGSLFFIALLCTGYLFINTAEFIGRFSSIGRGALFFGFLLTVLVGLYVLVLRPLFNLYGLNKPLSNDEAARQIGMFFPEVGDKLLNTLQLQRISTDQSDLLQASLNQRSQQLLINRFANAIQISRNRQFLKYAIPPLAVILLVLVVNPDFFTKSSTRLVNYNKEFVEEAPFQFVVQNKALKAFRNEDFPLSVKLVGDVLPQSVYVVANGTRFKLEQSGNQFTYNFDNLQRDLDFRLEASGYNSPEYKVSLIDRPAVLSFNVKLDYPAYLNKPSEQLSNVGNLLVPQGTTVNWEFAADHTDSLLFKFNTEIRSTAARLIDDNTFILNRRLMQNAVYTVSLKNGQVASPSTIQYNVQVIPDRYPQISVDRIQDTVTYNYIALSGLISDDYGFSKLKLNYKIIRNGKASQAYVKDIPVNKSTTSQNFVYNWSLDSLKLGQEDRLEYFVQVWDNDGVNGAKSSRSNQLNFVIPSNAEIQKQVDKSAEKTEQQIDNALSKTQEIKKELQTMEDRMRTKKSSDFQDKKQLQEILQKREELMKEVQKLQEQMQKTNDTQQRFAEKNQALQDKMEQLQKLFKDLLDPESKQLYEQLKQLLERKQDEKASDMLDRLTRKEKNLERDLDRALKLFKQMQLEQKVNNVAENLEKQAEQLEKQAEESAKKNETTQEQQKQQEKSQEDFKNTKEQLKELQEQAEKEDLNKPEASEKEQQEIEKELEDAAKDMKSNKGKQASSKQKKSATAMKQMSKAMKESMQSSEMEEMQENMDGLRNILDNLITLSFGQERVMKDFRGMNIQDPRATKLAQEQLKLQDDAKIIEDSLNALASRVVQIQSFVTRELTNMKFYMDESVQQLKDRRLSMASSKQQFAMTSINNLALMLSDVLKNMQQQMNAMAMPGKGKGSKKGEKPGGMGEMQKQLNAKMQQLQKGGKTGRGLSEELSQMAAEQAMIRSMLKKLEESAKGTEAGKQQEKQVKELMEKMDETETDLVNKRINPNTINRQNEILTRLLESEKALKQQEEDPKRQAEAAKTTKKSTPAFFDSTNFQQKTKQVEVLRSVTPNYNLFYKKEANQYLQKVSK
- a CDS encoding phosphoribosyltransferase (KEGG: sfu:Sfum_3894 phosphoribosyltransferase): MHLAVQRIYLLFADFVDLLYPTLCVGCAKSLGFNERVLCTKCRINLPETYQHREPYDDNLLNKFAGKVPARFVTSFVYFKKGGIVQKLIHKIKYKGQKEVAKEIGCWYGYQLASESKLLTGIDLFIGVPLHKSRLRQRGYNQADWIAKGLSEALNIPVAEDVLICRKFKDSQTRKNRMQRWENVKTVFSVQDASEVNGKHIVLVDDVLTTGATLEACAVELLKSGCKSVGFITLAAANR